The segment GAATTGGGCGGCGCGCCCGTGCCCGGGCACAGTTTCTTCTGGGGGCCCGCGGTCTATCCCGAGTACATGCCGGACTACAACATCATCTTCTGTCCGTCCGACCCCGCGGGACTCGAAAAGAAGACGGTTATCGACGAACTCGTCCGCCTTCGTTTTCCGGAAGTGGCGCAGCAGTTGCGCGACTACTCATATATGTACCTCGGCTGGGCCATGCGTCAGGATGAAGACTGGGGCCTTTGGAAATCCGCCTCGGGCGACGCCCGAAACTCGGACAAGATCCTTCCCGAGAGTTTCGTGACGGCCGATATCCAGGACGGCGATTACACGCTTTACCGCCTGCGCGAGGGCATCGAGCGATTCCAGGTGACGGACATCAACAACCCGGGCGCAAGCGCGATGGCGCAGAGCACGCTTCCCATCATCTGGGACATTGTCTGCGCAAACCCCGGCGGCGACGGCAATCAATTCAACCATGTGCCCGGCGGCATGAACTGCCTCTTCCTGGACGGCCACGTGGACTACCTCCGCTATCCCTCAGATTTCCCCTGCACGGAGTATCTCGCGGGTAAACTCGGCAAAGGCGGTCCCACCGATCCCACCGTCCCGGCTTCCATCTAGTGGCGATCCCAGTACCCGGTGACGGGCGGGAGCGCGCATGCGACGCGAAGATACCCTTGCGGGAGCAAGGCCGGCTTTGCCTGCGGTTCGCAGGGGCGGGGAATGCCTGGCCCCTGCGAGAGACAGGAATCACGTTTTGGGATAGCTTCCCGACGGAACGAACATGCAAGGAGCGCCATCATGAGAGGACACAGATTCCGGTTACTTTTTCTGGGCTTTGGGCTGGCGGGACTAATGGTCCCAGCGCTATTTCTCGCGCCGGGGCTGGTGAAAGCCGCGCCGGAACGTCTCTCGGAAACGCTGACCATCATCGACCTGGACGGCTCGAAAATCGCCATCACCCTCGAAGAAATGCGGAAGATGCCGCAGGAGACCGAGTGGCAGTGCATCTGCGTCGGGCAGAAAGCCGGCTACATTTGCATATTCGACTACGGCGGCGTGCGCCTGTCGGCCATCCTCGAAAAGGCGGCCGCCGCCATGAACGCGAGCGAATACCGCAAGGAAAACATGTATGTCGTGTTCAGGGGCACGGACGGCTATCAGGTCATTGCCTCGTGGACCGAGCTGACCCTGGCCGAAACGGGCCGCCGCGCGCTCGTGGCGCTTTACGCGGACGCGAAGGCCCTTTCGGAAAGCGAAGGCCGCTTCCGTATCATCTTTCCCAGTGACAAGTACGTGGGGCGCAGCGTGAAGTGCCTGGAAGAAATCGAGATTCGCTGCGCAGAAGGCTGCGTCGATTTCGGCAGCCACTAGCGGCGGCCCGGTACGGCTCAAGACCGGCGATGCGTGTCTGTTTCGTGTAGCCGCGCCTATCCAGGCAATAAACGATTGTTTATTTGTAGAATCCATAATTTATACATTTGTTGAAATCTGAGGCTCGCTATGCGATAATATGGAGGCGGGCCCCGCAAGGGCCAGGAGAAGACGCAGTATGACTGGAGCGGGCAGCAAGCAGAAACGGAAGATCACGACCAGCGACCTGGCCCGGCTGAGCGGGGTGTCGCGTTCCACTGTTTCAGCGGTGTTGAACGGGAAGCGGAGCGTGCGCGAGGCGACGCGCGCGAAGGTGCTCGCGTGCATTCGGGAACAGCGATACGACTCCGGGCTGATTGCGCGGACGCTGCTGGGTGAGTTGTCGCGGATCGTGGCGGTGCTTGCGCCGAATCTCGGCAGTCCGTATCACATGATGTATTTCCAGGGCCTGCAGGACATCCTGGGAAAGGAAGACTTCCACCTGCTCTTTCACAATGTGCGCCCGGAGGACCAGGAAGACCCCGCAACGCTTGAGAGTATTCACGCCTACCGTCCCGCAGGGTTCATCATTCTGCGCGGGGCGGAGGGGCCGCAAGCGGAGCATGCGCGCAAGGTGGTGGAAGAGGGGGTGCCGCTCGTATGTGAAATGCCGATTGACGGTCTGGAAACCCACGTCGTCGGTTTCGACCAGCGCGCGGCCATGAAACTCGCGGCGGACTATGTTATCGAGAAAGGCCACCGGAGGCTTGGCCACATTGCGGGCCCGTCGTTTTCGCACGGCGCGCGGGAACGGAAAATTGGCTTTCTGGAAAGCCTGGTCCAGCACGATATGCCCTTGTCGGAGGCTAATATCCTCGATGCGGGCGAAACCGCGGCCGATGGATACGTGGCCGCCCTGGAAATGCTGCGCGACCCGGCCACGCGGCCCACGGCTGTGCTGTGCTTCAACGACATGGTCGCCATGGGCGTGTTCCGCGCCTGCCACGAACTCAAAATGAACATCCCGGCCGACGTGAGCGTCGTCGGCTACGACGGCATCGAATTCGCGGCCCTGTTCGGGCCGCCGCTGACCAGCGTGAACATCTTCCCCACCGAGATGGGCCGGAGGGCAGGCGAGGTGCTCGTCCGCGCAATCCGGAACGAGGCCGGGCGCGGCGCGACCACGACATGGATTCCATCAGAGTTGACCGAGCGCGGGTCCGTGCGCGCGCTGTAAGCATGCTGCGCTTCCGGGATGCGCCTGCGGCGTTGTTGAAGGCTGGGCGGGGAATGTGGCCGAAAGAGGGCGCGCTATAGTCCAGGCCAAGTGTGTGCGCGGCTTTCGGTGTCATCAGAATATGCGACATTTGTCTAAAATATTGGAATGTAAATAATTAACATATGTTGACTTTCTGCCGCCAGTGTGTTACTTTGTAGCCGCACTCTTCCATGGCAGCCGGATAGCCGGCCGCAATGCGTGAGGCCAATGACGCGGTCATGCGGGTCCCGCGCACAACACACCGAGGAGGATGGGTCATGAAAGGGAAAGGGTTCACACTGATTGAGCTGCTCGTGGTTATTGCCATCATTGGCATTCTGGCGGCGATCCTGCTGCCGGCGCTGGCCAGGGCGCGGGAGGCGGCACGCCGGTCCAGCTGCCAGAACAACCTGAAGGAATGGGGCATCGTGTACAAGATGTATTCGAACGAGGATCCGGGGGAGAGGTTTCCGCCGATGCAGGCGGGCGCCTGGTATGGCGGGGCAGGCACATTCATCAGCGGTTCGGAGTCCGACTTCAGTCTGGGGCCGGCCGTGCGCACGGTCTATCCGGAATACTTGACCGACCCGAACATCGCGTTCTGTCCGTCCGATGCGGGCGCGGAAGACCGGATTGCAGACCCTGACGGCAACCTGTCGGAAGAGCCGACGGACAATTGCTTCGGGTACATGTCGTGGCACGGCACGCGGTGCATGCGCGCCGTCGACGGCAGCTACGGCTACGTCGGGTGGGTCTTCGACCAAGCGGATGACGATGACCCGAAGACGGCGGCCGACATCTCGCTAGGCACGGTGACGATTCCGGCGGGTGCGTCGCAGCAGGTCGTGAACTGGGCGCTGTACGTGATGTTAACCGGCCCTGGCGCGGCGCAGATGGCGGCGCAGGTGTCCAGCGGCCGGGAGGGCTTCGTGCCGTTTGTGGACGAGGACATGCCGGTGCCGGCCCCCAGCGGCAATTCGGGGTCCGATACGTTGTACCGTCTGCGGGAAGGCATCGAGCGCTTCTTGATCACCGACATCAACAACGCGGCCGCAAGCGCGCAGGCGCAGAGCGAGGTGTACATCATGTGGGATGCCGTGTCGACGGTGGCCAGCGCGTACAACCACATTCCGGGCGGCGCGAATGTGCTGTACATGGACGGACACGTGGATTACATCCGCTACGACGAACGTGGCGATGCGCCGAGCAACGGCCCGCTGGCCAGGGTGGTCGGTCTGTTCGGCGACGACGACATGAGCTGATTCATTCCGTTGCCCGGCGGCCGTCCGGCCGCAAGCGCGCGCACAAGACGGTGACAAACCGCGCCGACCCGGTCGCCATGATGGTACTATTGTCGAGATGCGGACAGTTGGCGGCATGCCGCCAGTCGTCCGCTGTGTCCGGCAAGCGCCACGCGCCGTATGGGCGTCTATCCCGCGCCGAGCAGGGGAGGTGACGGTCGTATCTGCTCGCAAGGCGTTTTTCGAGGGCCGGAAACTGGATTCCGCCACGGGAGGAAGGCAATGCAGTGCGTGCGCGTTTTGACCGCATTGGTGCTCGGGGCGATTGCGGCCACGGCAGTACCTGCGGGGCCGGCGCCGGCAGACGGGGGCATCCTGGCCGGTCTGCCCGCGCTCAAGGATTACACCGCCGGGCGGGTTTCGAGCTATGACCCGACGGGAGGGAACGCCGACGGCCGCCACGACTGGCCGATCCAGCCGGGCGAGACGCGCACTATCGCCGACATCGCGGGCGCGGGCGCGGTCACCCATCTGTGGTTCACGATTGCGTCGAAAGACGAGCATCACCTGCGCAATCTCGTGCTGCGCATGTACTGGGACGGCGAGGAACAGCCTTCGGTCGAGTCGCCAATCGGCGATTTCTTCGGGCTGGGCCACGCGACGTACTACCAGTACAGCAGCCTGCCGATTCAGATTGGCACGGACCGCGGGCTGAACTGTTTTTGGCGCATGCCATTCGGGAACGGCGCGCGCATCACGGTGACAAATGACGGGCCGCTCCCCTGCCTGGCGTTTTATTACTACGTGGACTACCATCGTTATGGCGAGGCCCCGGCGGACGAGGGGCGCTTTCACGCGCAGTACCGGCAGGCGTTTCCCTGCGAGCCGGGCATCAATTACGTCTTCCTGGAGGCAACGGGCCGCGGGCATTTCGTGGGGTGCAATCTCTCGGTGCACAACCGGGCTGGGGGTTGGTGGGGCGAGGGGGACGACATGTTCTACGTGGACGGGGCAACCGCGCCCTCGCTGCACGGGACGGGTTCGGAAGACTATTTCTGCGGGGCATGGTGCTACGGAGAGTCCGGCACGCTGACCTTCAGCAATCCCTATTTCGGTCTGCCGTTCAACAAGGGCGGCAACACGCAGAACGCACTCTGGAACGTGTACCGCTACCATCTCGAGGACCCGGTCCCGTTTGCGCAGTCGATTCGCGCGACGATCGAGCACGGTCACGGGAACACGCGCAAGGACGATTTCGCCTCGGTGGCGTACTGGTACCAGACGGAGCCGCACGCGCCCTTCCCCCCGTTGCCAGAGGCCGGAGACCGGATGTTTACGGAGGCCGTCACCTTCACCGAGGACTGGGCTATCGAGGCGGAAACGCTGGCGCCCGCGTTTCAGAACGCGCAGGTGACGGCGCAATCGACGCTGGACTTCGGCAATTTCTGGAGCGGCGGCGAACACTTGTATTTCGATGCGGACGGGCCGGCGGTTTTTCGCGCGAATCTGCCCACATCGGCGAGCGATGCGGGCAACTACCTCCTCGACGTGTGGTACACGGCGGGGCCGGACTACGGCCAGTGCGAACTGTGGGTCAACGGCGAGAAAACATGTGCCTGGGATGGTTACAACGCGGACGGAGTGGTCCGCAGAAAGCTGGACAGCGCCGCGCCGATCTCCATAGAAAAAGCCGGGAACGTGATAGAACTGCGCGTGACGGGCAGGAATGAGGCGTCGCGGGGGTTCAAGGCGGGTTGGGACTGCCATCGCGTCGCCCCGCGATGACCGGGGAGACCGGCCGTGATGGGAAAGGATGCGTGCGGGTGCGGCGGGGACGCATGCGGCAGCGGGAAACGACCCGCGTGGGGACGGCGGCAATTCCTGAAGGCCGCGGGCATGCTTGCGGGCATGATCGGCGAGGCGCGGCTGGCCGCGTGGGCGGAGGGAACTCCGGGCGCGGGCAAGGCGCACGGGGAGCTCATCCCGGCGGAAAAGCACCTGTCGCCGGAGTGGCTCGCCGCGCTGCGCGCACGGGGAGACAAGGAAGTATTCGCGGGCGCGGCGCTCGAAAACATAGCGATGCCGTGCGGCGGCATCGGCGCGGGCCAGCTCTATGTCTGCGGCGACGGGACACTGGGCGGCTGGGGTATTTTCAACGATGCGGCGTCGAACTGGGTGGATAGCACGTTCGCGACCTATGCCCATCGCGGCGTCGCGAAGACGGTAGCGCAGGGATTCGGCATCACGGTGCGGGCGTCTGACGGTGCGCCGCTGTTCAAGACTCTGGACCGGCGCGATTTCGCCGAGGTCACGTTTACCGGTGAATACCCGGTCGCTACGATCCGGTATTCAGACGCGGCGTGTCCCGTGTGCGTCACGATGGAGGCTTTCTCGCCGTTCATTCCGCTCAACGCCGAAGATTCCGGCCTGCCCGCAACGGTCTTTCACATCACCGTGGAGAATATCCGCGGCGAGGCGGTTGAAGCGGCCGTGTCGGGCTGGCTGCAGAACGCCGCAGGGCGGGCCTACGCGCTGGAGTACGACATCAGGCCACGGACGCGCTACGAACAGCGCGACGGC is part of the Candidatus Hydrogenedentota bacterium genome and harbors:
- a CDS encoding DUF1559 domain-containing protein; amino-acid sequence: MIRQNRTRLHGFTLIELLVVIAIIGILAAILLPALARAREAARRSSCQNNLKEIGLSFKMYANEEPGEFFPTQFPGYYPELGGAPVPGHSFFWGPAVYPEYMPDYNIIFCPSDPAGLEKKTVIDELVRLRFPEVAQQLRDYSYMYLGWAMRQDEDWGLWKSASGDARNSDKILPESFVTADIQDGDYTLYRLREGIERFQVTDINNPGASAMAQSTLPIIWDIVCANPGGDGNQFNHVPGGMNCLFLDGHVDYLRYPSDFPCTEYLAGKLGKGGPTDPTVPASI
- a CDS encoding molybdopterin-dependent oxidoreductase, which encodes MRGHRFRLLFLGFGLAGLMVPALFLAPGLVKAAPERLSETLTIIDLDGSKIAITLEEMRKMPQETEWQCICVGQKAGYICIFDYGGVRLSAILEKAAAAMNASEYRKENMYVVFRGTDGYQVIASWTELTLAETGRRALVALYADAKALSESEGRFRIIFPSDKYVGRSVKCLEEIEIRCAEGCVDFGSH
- a CDS encoding LacI family DNA-binding transcriptional regulator, with translation MTGAGSKQKRKITTSDLARLSGVSRSTVSAVLNGKRSVREATRAKVLACIREQRYDSGLIARTLLGELSRIVAVLAPNLGSPYHMMYFQGLQDILGKEDFHLLFHNVRPEDQEDPATLESIHAYRPAGFIILRGAEGPQAEHARKVVEEGVPLVCEMPIDGLETHVVGFDQRAAMKLAADYVIEKGHRRLGHIAGPSFSHGARERKIGFLESLVQHDMPLSEANILDAGETAADGYVAALEMLRDPATRPTAVLCFNDMVAMGVFRACHELKMNIPADVSVVGYDGIEFAALFGPPLTSVNIFPTEMGRRAGEVLVRAIRNEAGRGATTTWIPSELTERGSVRAL
- a CDS encoding prepilin-type N-terminal cleavage/methylation domain-containing protein; its protein translation is MKGKGFTLIELLVVIAIIGILAAILLPALARAREAARRSSCQNNLKEWGIVYKMYSNEDPGERFPPMQAGAWYGGAGTFISGSESDFSLGPAVRTVYPEYLTDPNIAFCPSDAGAEDRIADPDGNLSEEPTDNCFGYMSWHGTRCMRAVDGSYGYVGWVFDQADDDDPKTAADISLGTVTIPAGASQQVVNWALYVMLTGPGAAQMAAQVSSGREGFVPFVDEDMPVPAPSGNSGSDTLYRLREGIERFLITDINNAAASAQAQSEVYIMWDAVSTVASAYNHIPGGANVLYMDGHVDYIRYDERGDAPSNGPLARVVGLFGDDDMS
- a CDS encoding DUF2961 domain-containing protein, yielding MQCVRVLTALVLGAIAATAVPAGPAPADGGILAGLPALKDYTAGRVSSYDPTGGNADGRHDWPIQPGETRTIADIAGAGAVTHLWFTIASKDEHHLRNLVLRMYWDGEEQPSVESPIGDFFGLGHATYYQYSSLPIQIGTDRGLNCFWRMPFGNGARITVTNDGPLPCLAFYYYVDYHRYGEAPADEGRFHAQYRQAFPCEPGINYVFLEATGRGHFVGCNLSVHNRAGGWWGEGDDMFYVDGATAPSLHGTGSEDYFCGAWCYGESGTLTFSNPYFGLPFNKGGNTQNALWNVYRYHLEDPVPFAQSIRATIEHGHGNTRKDDFASVAYWYQTEPHAPFPPLPEAGDRMFTEAVTFTEDWAIEAETLAPAFQNAQVTAQSTLDFGNFWSGGEHLYFDADGPAVFRANLPTSASDAGNYLLDVWYTAGPDYGQCELWVNGEKTCAWDGYNADGVVRRKLDSAAPISIEKAGNVIELRVTGRNEASRGFKAGWDCHRVAPR